A genomic segment from Chloroflexota bacterium encodes:
- a CDS encoding 1-acyl-sn-glycerol-3-phosphate acyltransferase has protein sequence MRSILGVLRLVIAFPVIAVGALLIIVAALIPVRFKGIRLSAWIATLVARLAMVVFNIRFNCPEPEKFYRHEGLVFANHITYFDILMMLTPLPMRFVSAMEIRAWPFIGWAGIAIETVFVNRGDKQSRAEARAQLGQTKRFPPIVLYPEGGIGPARALQPFRHGAFEIAVENAMPYLLCAIVYDQPEVIAWGDESFLSSFWRLACHPGPIRAQVVPLAAVHPVPGDDPKQLAAEAHRAVAAALEVPSQM, from the coding sequence ATGCGTTCAATACTTGGTGTTCTTAGACTTGTCATCGCCTTCCCTGTCATCGCCGTCGGCGCACTGCTCATTATCGTCGCCGCTCTCATCCCGGTTCGCTTCAAAGGCATCCGCCTCTCGGCCTGGATTGCCACACTGGTCGCCCGGCTGGCCATGGTCGTCTTCAACATCCGCTTCAACTGCCCCGAGCCGGAAAAGTTTTATCGGCACGAAGGCCTGGTCTTCGCCAACCATATCACCTACTTTGATATTCTGATGATGCTGACGCCGCTCCCGATGCGCTTCGTGAGCGCGATGGAGATTCGGGCGTGGCCGTTCATTGGCTGGGCCGGGATTGCCATCGAAACCGTGTTCGTCAATCGCGGCGACAAGCAATCGCGGGCCGAGGCGCGGGCGCAGTTGGGCCAGACCAAACGCTTCCCGCCGATTGTGTTGTATCCTGAGGGCGGCATCGGGCCGGCGCGGGCCTTGCAACCGTTCCGCCACGGCGCGTTTGAGATCGCCGTCGAGAATGCCATGCCTTATCTTTTGTGCGCCATCGTGTATGATCAGCCCGAAGTGATCGCCTGGGGCGACGAGAGCTTTTTGAGTTCGTTCTGGCGGCTGGCCTGCCATCCGGGGCCAATCCGCGCTCAAGTTGTGCCGCTGGCCGCCGTTCACCCCGTGCCGGGCGACGACCCGAAGCAGTTGGCGGCTGAGGCGCACCGAGCAGTTGCCGCCGCGCTGGAAGTGCCATCGCAAATGTAG
- a CDS encoding glycosyltransferase family 39 protein gives MLIFLALLILGFGLRVAPLTQNRFHPDEALYATFARLIVSGRDPLLSTVVVDKPPLPFYLTAASMALVGPTEFGARLPFLLAGVLSIALLYQLGRALYGRLAGSLAALVLALSPMAILFAITLFTDTLLVTFLLWSMLMATRQKWTWAGLAFGLAFACKQTALFFLPLIIVIGLTQLLANRPTALRLPRFLAQFALPIIFCAAIIFLWDYIRHAPISFWTQGYADNNPGRLVRSNEIWPRLAGWLDLLQHLSGTRLADLTLILGLPLLLLTRRRSLAAVYDFTLTAFTLTFLAGYWLLAFNVWDRYLLALTPVIALLLGRVLDRLAYFVFRGLPTLTGNGMQIHADERRFFFFIRENQRSPASKMSFHSQAGRPVFRIPLRNTKYAIHLILLLSSFILLPSALVAARSGFSIGGDHGAYDGIDEIADTLRQVPPGSVLYDHWLSWELGFYLFDGPTYMVWMPGPESLADDLRAFGATSPRYIVSPSWESFAKTKAAIEAAGFTVEPIQTTHRRDGSLSFTLYQLKPTTTNHRPLFTIP, from the coding sequence ATGCTCATTTTTCTTGCCCTTCTGATTCTCGGCTTTGGTTTGCGGGTGGCCCCCCTCACCCAAAACCGCTTTCACCCCGACGAAGCTCTGTACGCCACCTTCGCCCGTCTTATCGTCTCGGGCCGCGACCCTCTGCTCTCCACCGTCGTCGTGGACAAGCCGCCTCTGCCCTTCTACCTCACCGCCGCCAGCATGGCCCTCGTCGGCCCCACCGAATTCGGCGCTCGCCTGCCATTCCTGCTCGCCGGCGTCCTCAGCATCGCCCTGCTTTACCAACTGGGCCGCGCCCTCTATGGCCGCCTCGCCGGAAGCCTGGCCGCGCTTGTTCTTGCGCTCTCGCCCATGGCGATTCTCTTCGCCATCACCCTCTTCACCGACACACTACTGGTCACCTTCTTGTTGTGGTCAATGCTCATGGCAACCCGGCAAAAATGGACCTGGGCCGGCCTCGCCTTCGGCCTGGCCTTTGCCTGCAAACAAACCGCCCTCTTTTTTTTGCCGCTCATCATCGTCATCGGCCTCACCCAACTTCTTGCAAATCGCCCCACCGCCCTCCGGCTCCCCCGCTTCCTGGCGCAATTTGCACTACCCATCATCTTCTGCGCCGCCATTATCTTTCTCTGGGATTACATTCGCCACGCGCCGATCTCATTTTGGACTCAGGGCTACGCCGACAACAACCCTGGGCGGCTGGTGCGCTCGAATGAAATCTGGCCGCGACTCGCCGGCTGGCTCGACCTTCTACAACATCTCAGTGGCACCCGCCTCGCCGACCTCACCTTGATTCTAGGCCTGCCCCTGTTGCTCCTCACCCGCCGCCGCTCTCTTGCCGCCGTCTACGACTTCACCCTCACCGCCTTCACTCTCACCTTTCTGGCCGGCTACTGGCTCCTGGCCTTCAACGTCTGGGATCGATACTTGTTGGCGCTCACGCCGGTAATTGCTTTGCTGTTAGGCCGCGTGCTTGACCGCCTAGCGTATTTCGTATTTCGGGGTCTCCCGACTTTAACGGGAAATGGGATGCAGATTCACGCAGATGAACGCAGATTTTTCTTTTTTATCCGCGAAAATCAGCGTTCACCAGCGTCCAAAATGTCTTTTCACTCTCAAGCTGGGAGACCCGTATTTCGTATTCCGTTACGCAATACGAAATACGCAATACACCTCATCCTCCTGCTGTCATCCTTCATCCTTCTGCCGTCTGCTTTAGTTGCCGCCCGCTCCGGCTTCTCCATCGGCGGCGACCACGGCGCGTACGACGGCATTGACGAGATCGCCGACACTCTGCGTCAGGTTCCGCCCGGCTCAGTGTTGTACGATCACTGGCTGAGTTGGGAGTTGGGCTTCTATCTTTTCGACGGCCCAACCTACATGGTGTGGATGCCCGGCCCGGAATCGCTGGCCGACGACCTGCGAGCATTTGGCGCAACGTCGCCGCGCTACATCGTCTCGCCCTCATGGGAGTCTTTTGCCAAGACCAAAGCCGCCATCGAAGCCGCCGGCTTCACCGTCGAACCCATTCAAACGACACATCGCCGTGACGGCTCGCTCTCCTTCACTCTCTACCAACTCAAACCGACGACCACTAACCACCGACCACTGTTCACTATTCCCTGA
- a CDS encoding glycerophosphodiester phosphodiesterase: MISIDYLYPRIPAIIAHRGASAAAPENTLAAFNLAVDLKADAVELDVKLTKDRVPIIMHDPTVDRTTDGTGKVADLTLADLKKLDAGVKKDPKFAGERIPTLAEVFEAVAATRSVWINVELTNYTARGDGLEAAVVALIQKMNLGRRVLLSSFDPFAIRNVKRLDPSLPVAQLTSHKMPIYLRDAWLAPFICHEARHPDYVQLKQKGVAYYKRRGYRVNVWTTNDPADLRDFARQGVDGLITDAPDAARRAVEG, translated from the coding sequence GTGATTTCTATTGATTACCTTTACCCTCGCATCCCAGCCATTATTGCCCATCGCGGCGCTTCTGCCGCCGCCCCCGAAAACACTCTGGCCGCCTTCAATCTGGCGGTTGACCTCAAGGCCGACGCCGTCGAGCTTGATGTGAAGCTTACCAAAGATCGTGTGCCGATCATCATGCACGATCCCACTGTAGATCGCACCACCGACGGCACAGGCAAGGTGGCCGACCTAACGCTGGCCGATTTGAAAAAACTGGACGCCGGTGTGAAGAAGGACCCGAAGTTTGCGGGGGAGCGGATTCCCACTTTGGCCGAGGTGTTTGAAGCAGTGGCGGCTACGCGAAGCGTATGGATCAACGTTGAACTGACGAATTACACCGCTCGCGGCGACGGGCTGGAGGCGGCAGTGGTGGCCTTGATCCAGAAGATGAACTTGGGGAGGCGGGTTCTGCTGTCATCTTTTGATCCGTTTGCCATTCGCAACGTCAAGCGGCTTGATCCGTCGCTGCCGGTGGCCCAGTTGACGTCGCACAAAATGCCAATTTATCTGCGCGACGCCTGGCTTGCGCCGTTTATTTGCCACGAAGCCCGCCACCCCGACTACGTTCAGCTCAAGCAGAAGGGCGTTGCCTACTACAAACGGCGCGGCTACCGAGTGAACGTGTGGACGACGAACGACCCCGCCGACCTGCGCGACTTTGCCCGCCAGGGCGTGGACGGGCTGATTACCGATGCGCCGGATGCGGCGAGGCGGGCGGTTGAAGGTTGA
- a CDS encoding ATP-binding protein, with protein MVNRPPASPQRPASAPPRTATSPLVTPRGTTGVIANAAPRFIPPPITKIEDTGLNPLELQNLILKILYFGGFLSGFQVAERICLPFAGVIDSLLTTLKRDKFVEVQTSSPGTGFGEGSYQYAITGAGITRAREALERSQYAGPAPVPIAVYNDAIRKQAMGRPTVHQRNLRQLLSTMVLSDKIYNRIGPAINSGTSMFMYGPPGNGKTTVARAIGNLILSEDMFIPYALDIEGQTVKLYDSVNHERAKDDPTDTQRVGKLDPRWVKIKRPFIVVGGELTLAGLDLVFDDVNKFYEAPFQVKANGGMFLIDDFGRQQVRPRDLLNRWIVPLENRIDYLTLHTGRKLDVPFDVLVVFSTNLPPKDLVDEAFLRRLRHKVEIGDPSYEEFAEIFRRVAEAKKVRFSQQGLAYLLQEWYIKRNRKLRAVHPRDLCDQILDISSYVGGDPEMSKELLDMAAQAYFVEL; from the coding sequence ATGGTTAATCGCCCGCCTGCATCTCCACAACGCCCCGCCAGCGCGCCCCCGCGAACGGCGACCTCACCGCTTGTGACGCCGCGTGGAACCACCGGAGTCATTGCCAATGCGGCCCCGCGTTTCATTCCGCCGCCGATCACCAAAATTGAAGACACCGGCCTCAATCCGCTGGAACTGCAAAACCTGATTCTGAAAATTCTGTACTTCGGCGGTTTTCTCTCCGGTTTTCAGGTGGCCGAGCGCATTTGTCTGCCTTTTGCTGGAGTGATAGACAGCCTGCTGACGACGCTCAAGCGCGACAAGTTTGTGGAAGTGCAAACCAGTTCGCCGGGCACCGGGTTTGGCGAAGGCTCATATCAGTATGCCATCACCGGGGCCGGCATCACCCGCGCCCGCGAGGCGCTGGAGCGGAGCCAGTATGCCGGGCCGGCGCCGGTGCCGATTGCGGTTTACAACGACGCCATTCGCAAGCAGGCGATGGGCCGCCCCACCGTACATCAGCGCAACTTGCGCCAACTGCTTTCGACGATGGTGCTCTCGGACAAGATTTACAATCGCATCGGCCCGGCCATCAACTCCGGCACGTCCATGTTCATGTACGGCCCGCCCGGCAATGGCAAGACCACCGTCGCCCGCGCCATTGGCAACCTGATCTTGTCGGAAGATATGTTTATCCCTTACGCTCTCGACATCGAAGGGCAAACGGTCAAGCTGTACGACAGCGTGAATCACGAACGGGCCAAGGACGATCCGACGGACACGCAGCGCGTGGGCAAGCTGGACCCGCGCTGGGTGAAGATCAAGCGGCCTTTCATCGTCGTCGGCGGCGAGTTAACCCTGGCCGGGTTGGATTTGGTGTTCGACGATGTGAACAAGTTTTACGAAGCGCCGTTTCAGGTGAAGGCCAACGGCGGTATGTTCCTGATTGACGATTTTGGCCGCCAACAAGTGCGCCCGCGCGACTTGCTTAATCGCTGGATTGTGCCGCTTGAGAACCGGATTGACTATCTCACCCTGCACACGGGTCGCAAGCTGGATGTGCCGTTCGACGTGCTGGTGGTGTTCTCCACCAACCTGCCGCCGAAGGATCTGGTGGACGAGGCTTTTCTGCGCCGCCTGCGCCACAAGGTTGAGATCGGCGATCCCAGCTACGAAGAGTTTGCCGAGATTTTCCGCCGAGTGGCCGAGGCCAAGAAGGTCAGGTTTTCTCAGCAGGGGCTGGCTTATCTTTTGCAGGAGTGGTATATCAAGCGCAACCGCAAACTGCGGGCCGTGCATCCTCGCGACCTGTGCGACCAGATTCTGGACATTTCATCTTACGTGGGCGGCGACCCGGAGATGTCGAAAGAATTGCTCGACATGGCGGCCCAGGCTTATTTCGTCGAGCTTTGA
- a CDS encoding YfhO family protein codes for MRRYLPLLTLAALVLLFLRQAAFTNLIFARGDTLLYFYPYWDYRAQSLLAGRLPLWNPFLFMGVPFLANSQAGVFYPLNWPLMFFSAPVALKISIVVHLIIAAWGAYTLARKVFELESFPATFAAAVFALGGYLLAQIEHVNQLQGLAWLPLALLFTYKVTQPGKPATLSPLHLVILSLLIALQLTAGHTQTAFITLVACGLVALQCTILNAQFSMKKSILSIVNWALGIALAFGLAAIQLFPTFELSRLSLRGGGLPLNEAVSFSLNPLLLGRALLPGYSRILFSEFVGYVGVIPLFLAAFALTDLRRNRNVQLAAVLAGVGLFFAIGGYNPFYLLLAKFVPGFNLFRVPARWLVLGTLGSAILAGYGLQAISNQKSKIKNWALISLSPLLLISLSFLSANLTPPGELGPIGLPAPLDLALWLAPLALSFVVSRFTQHAIRNTQYAISLLAIVELLIASTSLPLNHLTTPDAYASIRPAMTQLLAAKTETVPLARFLSLSALEFDPGDLAELHSEWDSQLPPEDVYDAIIATKHKEVLSPNLPLTWQVPAVDGYDGGILPLRQYAEFAANFGPVPAQTDGRLRQLLTAVPPNWLLNLTNTRWIITDKTGDAWVDNIFYDLQSTFTVTPDEPLTLGHIPNFQATALGLVLTPDSVGGTAHITFDDGSTANLLITNNQNQPALRLPFDRPSRVTALTLTSDSSLTVRGASLIDERADAFQSLTLGPYRLAHSGDVKIYENLNVLPRAFIVSNLCKGETCFAPALAGTASVLKYEAEHVVVQTTTDTPGQLILTDTDYPGWLATVDGQPAEITKAYGLFRAVAIPAGAHTIAFHFQPTSLKVGAIITIAGLLVLTGLLLYSSNDKRQTTLHV; via the coding sequence GTGCGCCGCTACCTCCCTCTCCTCACCCTCGCCGCCCTCGTCCTGCTCTTCCTCCGCCAGGCCGCTTTCACCAACCTGATCTTCGCCCGCGGCGACACCCTGCTCTACTTTTATCCCTACTGGGACTATCGCGCTCAGAGTCTTCTGGCGGGCCGCCTGCCGCTGTGGAACCCTTTTCTCTTCATGGGCGTGCCATTCCTCGCCAACTCGCAGGCGGGCGTGTTCTACCCGCTCAACTGGCCGCTCATGTTTTTCTCCGCGCCGGTTGCGTTGAAGATCAGCATCGTCGTCCACCTCATCATCGCCGCCTGGGGCGCGTACACCCTCGCCCGCAAAGTCTTTGAACTGGAGTCTTTCCCGGCCACTTTCGCCGCCGCCGTTTTCGCCCTCGGCGGCTACCTGCTTGCCCAGATCGAACACGTCAACCAACTCCAGGGCCTGGCCTGGTTACCTTTAGCTTTACTGTTCACTTACAAAGTCACACAGCCCGGCAAGCCAGCCACCTTGTCACCCCTTCACCTTGTCATCCTGTCACTTCTCATCGCCCTCCAACTCACCGCCGGCCACACTCAAACCGCCTTCATTACCCTTGTTGCTTGCGGGCTTGTCGCCCTTCAATGCACAATTCTCAATGCGCAATTCTCAATGAAGAAGTCAATATTGAGCATTGTGAATTGGGCATTGGGCATTGCTCTTGCTTTTGGCCTTGCGGCCATCCAACTCTTCCCCACTTTCGAACTCTCCCGTCTCTCGCTTCGCGGCGGCGGCCTGCCCCTCAACGAAGCCGTCTCCTTCTCCCTCAACCCGCTCCTGCTGGGCCGCGCCCTGCTCCCTGGCTACAGCCGCATTCTCTTCTCCGAGTTTGTCGGCTATGTCGGCGTCATCCCACTATTTCTCGCCGCCTTTGCCCTCACAGACTTGCGTCGCAATCGGAACGTCCAACTCGCCGCTGTGCTTGCCGGCGTCGGCCTCTTCTTCGCCATTGGCGGATACAACCCCTTCTATTTGTTGCTCGCTAAATTCGTCCCCGGTTTCAACCTCTTTCGCGTCCCGGCCCGTTGGCTTGTCCTCGGGACACTTGGCTCGGCTATCCTGGCCGGTTACGGCCTTCAAGCAATCAGCAATCAAAAATCAAAAATCAAAAATTGGGCGCTTATCTCCCTTTCCCCCCTTCTCCTCATCTCCCTTTCTTTCCTCTCTGCCAACCTCACCCCTCCCGGCGAACTCGGCCCCATCGGCCTCCCCGCCCCGCTCGACCTTGCCCTCTGGCTCGCGCCCCTCGCCTTGTCGTTTGTCGTTTCACGTTTTACTCAGCACGCAATACGGAATACGCAATACGCAATATCGCTCCTCGCAATCGTCGAACTTCTCATCGCCTCAACATCTCTCCCCCTCAACCACCTCACCACCCCCGACGCCTACGCCAGCATCCGCCCGGCCATGACGCAGTTGTTAGCCGCTAAAACAGAGACGGTTCCCCTAGCACGTTTCCTCTCGCTCTCCGCGCTCGAGTTCGACCCCGGCGACCTCGCCGAGCTTCACAGCGAATGGGATTCGCAACTGCCGCCGGAGGACGTGTACGACGCCATCATTGCCACCAAACACAAAGAAGTGCTCTCGCCCAACCTGCCCCTCACCTGGCAAGTTCCGGCGGTGGACGGCTACGACGGCGGCATCTTGCCCTTGCGCCAGTACGCCGAGTTCGCCGCCAACTTCGGCCCGGTGCCCGCTCAAACCGATGGCCGCCTGCGCCAACTGCTCACCGCCGTGCCGCCCAACTGGCTCCTCAACCTCACCAACACCCGCTGGATCATCACCGACAAAACCGGCGACGCCTGGGTGGACAACATCTTCTACGATTTGCAGTCCACCTTCACCGTCACGCCTGACGAACCGCTCACCCTCGGCCACATCCCCAACTTTCAAGCGACCGCTCTTGGACTCGTATTAACCCCTGACTCGGTCGGCGGCACTGCTCACATCACTTTTGACGACGGTTCAACCGCCAATTTACTAATAACCAATAACCAAAACCAACCCGCCCTTCGCCTCCCCTTCGACCGCCCTTCAAGAGTGACCGCCCTCACCCTCACCAGTGACTCCTCACTCACCGTGCGCGGCGCAAGCCTGATTGACGAACGCGCCGACGCCTTTCAATCGCTCACCCTCGGCCCTTACCGCCTCGCCCACTCCGGCGACGTGAAGATTTACGAAAACCTGAATGTCCTGCCTCGCGCCTTCATCGTCTCCAACCTTTGTAAGGGCGAAACATGTTTCGCCCCTGCGCTTGCAGGCACTGCCTCCGTCCTTAAATACGAAGCCGAGCATGTGGTCGTCCAAACAACGACCGACACGCCCGGCCAACTTATTCTCACAGATACAGATTACCCCGGCTGGCTCGCCACGGTGGACGGCCAGCCCGCCGAAATCACCAAAGCCTACGGCCTCTTCCGCGCCGTCGCCATCCCCGCCGGCGCGCACACCATCGCCTTCCACTTCCAGCCGACGAGCCTGAAAGTTGGCGCAATCATCACCATTGCCGGCCTGCTAGTGTTGACCGGCCTTCTTCTCTACTCGTCAAACGACAAACGTCAAACGACACTTCACGTTTGA